Genomic DNA from Nitrosarchaeum koreense MY1:
ATGAAAGTTGTAGTAATTTCAGGTAGTCCTAGAAAAAATGCAAATACTCAAGTGATAATGAAATATGTTTACGAATATACTAAATCAAAAAATGTAGATACAGAATTTATCAATCTTTCAGATGGACAAATTGAATGTTATAGAGGACCAGAAGAAGAATATAATGAGCAAACAAAAAATGCAGCTAAAGATATCATGGATGCAGATGTTTGGTTAATTGGATCTCCAATTTACAATTCATTTTTTAGTTCTGCATTGAAAAATTTGTTTGAATATATCAATTATAAAAAAACTGAAGGTAAAGTTGCAGGCATAGTAATTTTAGCCGCAAGTAATATTGGATTTATTGATGTACAAACACTCATCACTCAATTATTATCATATTTTAGAGTAATTGCCAATCCTAAAGCAGTGTTTCTCACAACAGAAGCAATATCAGAAAACGCTATATCAAAAGAAGAGGATAAGAAAAGATTAAGAGATATGGTAGATGAGACTTTGAAAATAGCCTCTAAATTACATCAAGATTAGGTTGTAAGTATACAACTTTGAAAATTTTAACAGTATAATTTCCATCAAAGATTTTAGTTATTTTTCCGTTATTGGAATCTAATACCCTAAATTTGTATTCATATGAGCCATCTTCATTTACTATAGTTTGTGCAAAGTGTACTGCACCAACACTGTTTCCAGGAATAATTTCATCGTTATCAAATATCTGAATAATTACAGGATGACCAGCAACATGGTTTGCAATTTTTCCTTCAACGAATCCCCAAGGTAGTTTATTATTTTCAGAAATTTGCATTTGTAAAGTTGTTTTTTCAAGTCCAATGGAATTATTGATTGGAGTAATTTCTGTTTGTGAATTTATTGATTCAGCAAACGAAATATTAGTTGATAAAACAGTAGTAAATATTATTGATGCAATAACGCTTGCAAAGATAATATTTTTGGACATATCTGTAATTACATTATTTAGTTTAAAAGATTTATTCCAATTCATCAAAGGTAAAAATTAAAGAGTCAAATATTAACATGACGTAGAAATGATACTAGATATGGAAAAAGATCCAACAGAGTTGTGCTCATGTAAATGTCATTATGGTGGTGCTGTTAGTTGCCCAAGTTGTAAGAGCAATCATGGCATAGTATGTAGTCATTGTAACAAGTAGATCTATTTGCTTTTTGATTTACTTTTAGATGCCAACATCTTAAGATTTGCAAGTTCTGTTTTTAATGATTCAATCTGAACTAAAGTTTGCAAATTTGAAATTTCTTGGTTTAGTCTTTCAATTTCACTGTCTTTGAGTTTTACACTTTCTTTGAGTTTATTTAATTCACCAGATAATTCATTTTGTGCTACTTTAATTTCAGTAGGACTAACTTGTTTTCCATCTGATGTGTAAATTTGAGTTGTTTGTGAGCTACTCAAGCTTTTTTTTTCGCTATGATTTTCATGAATTTCATATTTATGCATATAATCAGTACTCTTTTGAGAAATCCAGCAAGTAAATGTAAGGAACCAAGTTATTGGTACAGCCATAATAAATACAAAATTTAGGATTGGAGCAAAATCTACAAAATAAGGCCATAATCCAGTAAGTATAGCTGCAAAGACTCCAGTAACCACTGTTGCTAAATGGTTTCCAAGGTATCCCATAATTTATTTGAAAAATTCATTGTTTATAACAGTAATGCTAATGTCAAAATTTGATATTAAGTAAAAAGAAAAAAAGAGTCTAGTTTATTCGTCTTCGTTAGATGCTTTAGGCATATCTGATTGTAAGATCTGGATTTTTTGTAGTAATTCAGTTCTCAAATCTCTTGCGACCCTTCTTACAGTAGGTCTTGGGACACCAAGTTCATCTACAACTTTGGTATAGATATCTTGCTTGTCTGTTACACCTTTGTCAAGATAAGAATTAATTGCTTCTTTAATGATCGTGCTTTGGTTTGTACGATTCAACGAATTCTAAATTTTAGTTGTTCTATATAAGACTATAACTTTTTGACATGATTTAATTTTTAATTCAAGTATTAATAGTTGGAAAAATTTTTCATTGAGTATTCGCTAATTATTAAATAATTATTGTATTAACGAAAAACGTACAGATTATTATGAATTTTTCAAAAAAAAATAACAGACTATAAAAATATTAATTTACTTTACACAAAAAGACTCTTATGATAATGCTGTTGATAGTTCTCATTGAGTACAGCAATTATTGAAACAAACTTGGGAACAATTGTATTTAAATTACTTCCTGATTTGGCTCCAGAAACTGTAAGAAATTTTGAGAAATTAGCAAAAGACGGATTCTATGATGGTACACTTTTTCATAGAGTTATTCCCGGATTTATGATTCAGGGAGGAGACCCTAACACAAAAAGTGGAAATAAGAGTACTTGGGGAACAGGTGGTCCAGGCTATACAATTAAAGCTGAGTTTAGTTCCAGATCACATCATCGTGGGATTGTTTCTATGGCTAGAGCCCAAGATCCAAACAGTGCAGG
This window encodes:
- a CDS encoding NADPH-dependent FMN reductase gives rise to the protein MVRIMKVVVISGSPRKNANTQVIMKYVYEYTKSKNVDTEFINLSDGQIECYRGPEEEYNEQTKNAAKDIMDADVWLIGSPIYNSFFSSALKNLFEYINYKKTEGKVAGIVILAASNIGFIDVQTLITQLLSYFRVIANPKAVFLTTEAISENAISKEEDKKRLRDMVDETLKIASKLHQD
- a CDS encoding peptidylprolyl isomerase, with product MSTAIIETNLGTIVFKLLPDLAPETVRNFEKLAKDGFYDGTLFHRVIPGFMIQGGDPNTKSGNKSTWGTGGPGYTIKAEFSSRSHHRGIVSMARAQDPNSAGSQFFIVTTDSTFLDRQYTVFGEVTEGMDVADKIVKLQRDGNDCPLQEAKMIHVKVE